One genomic region from Drosophila busckii strain San Diego stock center, stock number 13000-0081.31 chromosome 3R, ASM1175060v1, whole genome shotgun sequence encodes:
- the LOC108603562 gene encoding CLIP domain-containing serine protease 14D-like: MLLRTLLIVSLIALISFPQSSQADELDKNCQYKCTTIANCPSARQKTLLGAPVKLCNTIDTLVCCEESPKPKTIAEKKCNEYSHLAYLHKPTELGTHVANEVSFLVSVQNEKGRHMCGGTLISDEYVMTAEHCFDNFNGNISVLLESYDKADKNAFLINATPIRHPKYGDEDVYADLALLKLDQKINFVHNIRPACLPFENHLRFTNLATAWIWNNGSDLSQVHSIQVNLTDGRPCPDDFNRSAQICAIPIKSKICAGNSGNPVFQTHSKSIDRSYQIVGIISQGVPCYFGIEMHSLLTNISYYLDWIEKVVWPNETL; encoded by the exons ATGTTGCTTAGGACATTATTAATTGTGTCGTTAATAGCTCTCATATCTTTTCCCCAAAGTTCTCAAGCTGACGAGCTGGACAAAAACTGTCAGTACAAATgtacaacaatagcaaattgTCCATCTGCACGTCAAAAAACATTATTGGGTGCTCCCGTGAAATTATGTAATACTATTGATACTTTGGTGTGTTGTGAAGAATCCCCAAAACCTAAAACCATTGCcgaaaaaa AATGTAACGAATATAGCCATTTGGCATATTTACACAAACCGACTGAACTCGGAACACACGTAGCCAACGAAGTTTCATTTCTTGTTTCtgtacaaaatgaaaaaggaCGACACATGTGTGGCGGAACTCTTATAAGTGATGAATATGTAATGACGGCAGAACATTGCTTTGATAATTTCAATGG TAATATATCTGTACTCTTGGAAAGTTATGACAAGGCtgataaaaatgcatttctaaTTAATGCAACACCAATTAGACATCCTAAGTATGGTGACGAAGATGTTTACGCTGACCTCGCATTATTAAAGCTGGACCAGAAGATTAATTTTGTTCACAACATTAGACCGGCTTGTCTTCCTTTTGAAAATCATTTGAGATTTACTAATTTAGCAACCGCTTGGATTTGGAATAATGGTTCCGATTTAAGTCAAGTTCATTCAATACAGGTAAACCTGACGGACGGCAGGCCGTGTCCTGATGATTTTAATCGTAGTGCGCAAATTTGTGCAATTCCAATTAAGTCAAAGATTTGTGCTGGGAATTCGGGAAATCCTGTATTTCAAACACATTCTAAATCAATCGACAGATCTTATCAAATAGTTGGGATTATTTCACAGGGAGTGCCTTGTTATTTTGGTATTGAAATGCACAgtttattaacaaacatttcatATTATTTGGACTGGATTGAGAAAGTAGTATGGCCCAACGAaacactttaa
- the LOC108603559 gene encoding PP2C-like domain-containing protein CG9801, with amino-acid sequence MPSLRQKVTTYFRQLSFIAEPRDGRRRVNGNVEEDDGSFITKYLEGRMQREFLAGGPEIYSGQHPTDMPVLKLGQYDTGPDSIIAACTGPDEGLTGIKRSKLHLSASYADDIDFIDTQQENEDAYNVRKSTCTPAVPALSSATRLSNKFARPTGSRRQSNADQSTTVSSTAGTAGMRSRKNSKSSISATTATTEKSSSGSGGDGKATTIVVSMVSSSTAQDQNNKNLLNGKTESASAAAGDVTSERERLLREAVSNQSGNPVSSSSGNDATTLTLSTPVAGVQNWQMDCDFAYGISVSLYENNMLTKEPMGSPIADCFGCVVRGDASAMAMADGVNWGDGARLAARSAVHGCLDYLDRAVFGQAHECRATTTQEVFVSLLRSLWEGHGCILEVGGALSTLTIAVVLPLDGAPGKYVVCACNVGDSLGYVYSKKHGVRELTQASHDISSMRDMRDALGALGPADGNKPELSNLTFSMSCVERGDIVFLTSDGISDNFDPVVGKFAEAWTPDVKLQQATKLAPKRQNKSASAIYARLHPASATPPTRTRQPKAGSPPSSVPSRPKYMRSQTLIEARQGSVASPTPTPALQRIPKSVMGLPLVTGPQRHALTLYRLEDLLSYGINGTFSPCASARRLCHLLIDFVRMITSARRKTLEQRELFFKLSTGPDGVKREVELNRMQHRAARKRIVDSSTFSALPGKLDHATVLAYTVGGIESDATEADGGGGNGNVAPFLQSKEFKETNF; translated from the exons ATGCCGTCGCTGCGCCAAAAGGTCACCACGTACTTTCGTCAATTGAGCTTTATAGCTGAACCACGCGATGGGCGACGTCGCGTCAATGGCAATGTGGAGGAGGATGATGGCAGCTTTATAACCAAATACTTAGAAGG TCGCATGCAGCGCGAGTTCTTGGCTGGCGGGCCAGAGATCTACAGCGGGCAGCATCCGACAGACATGCCCGTGCTTAAGCTGGGGCAGTATGACACTGGTCCGGATAGCATTATAGCCGCCTGCACAGGCCCGGATGAGGGACTGACAGGCATTAAGCGCTCCAAGCTGCACTTAAGCGCCAGCTATGCGGATGATATAGATTTTATAGACACGCAGCAGGAGAACGAGGACGCCTACAATGTGCGCAAGAGCACTTGCACGCCAGCAGTGCCAGCCCTGAGCTCTGCGACACGTctgagcaacaaatttgcgcGTCCCACTGGCTCCAGGCGACAAAGTAATGCAGATCAATCCACAACAGTCTCATCCACTGCAGGCACTGCTGGCATGCGCTCACGCAAGAACTCCAAGAGCAGTATAAGTGCCACCACAGCCACCACAGAAAagagcagcagtggcagtggcggAGACGGCAAGGCCACCACCATAGTGGTGAGCATggttagcagcagcactgcTCAAGATCAGAACAATAAGAATCTCTTGAATGGAAAGACTGAATCTGCCTCGGCAGCAGCTGGTGACGTCACCTCCGAGCGTGAGCGTCTGCTGCGCGAGGCTGTGAGCAATCAAAGCGGCAATcccgtcagcagcagcagcggcaatgaTGCCACAACTCTCACATTGAGCACGCCCGTGGCTGGCGTGCAAAACTGGCAAATGGACTGCGACTTTGCTTATGGCATTTCCGTCTCGCTTTACGAGAACAACATGCTGACCAAGGAGCCCATGGGTAGTCCCATTGCCGATTGCTTTGGCTGTGTAGTGCGCGGCGATGCGTccgccatggccatggccgaTGGCGTTAATTGGG gtgatGGTGCACGCTTGGCTGCTCGCTCCGCCGTACACGGGTGTTTGGACTATCTGGATCGGGCAGTGTTTGGTCAGGCGCACGAGTGTCGTGCCACCACCACGCAGGAGGTGTTTGTCAGCTTGCTGCGCAGTCTCTGGGAGGGACATGGCTGCATTTTGGAAGTGGGTGGTGCTTTATCGACGCTCACAATTGCTGTGGTGCTGCCGCTGGATGGTGCACCGGGCAAGTATGTGGTGTGCGCCTGCAATGTGGGTGATTCGCTGGGCTATGTGTACTCCAAGAAGCATGGCGTGCGTGAGTTGACGCAAGCATCGCATGACATTAGCTCCATGCGTGATATGCGCGATGCCTTGGGCGCCTTGGGTCCTGCGGATGGCAACAAACCCGAGCTGAGCAATCTTACCTTCTCCATGAGCTGCGTTGAACGCGGCGATATAGTTTTCCTCACCTCGGACGGCATCAGCGATAATTTCGATCCAGTTGTAGGCAAGTTTGCGGAAGCCTGGACGCCGGATGTTAAGCTGCAGCAGGCAACGAAGCTAGCGCCCAAGCGTCAAAACAAAAGTGCGTCTGCCATCTATGCACGCTTGCATCCAGCCTCGGCTACGCCGCCCACGCGCACACGTCAGCCCAAGGCTGGCAGTCCGCCCAGCAGCGTGCCCAGTCGTCCCAAATATATGCGCTCCCAGACTTTAATCGAAGCGCGACAAGGCTCTGTTGCATcaccaactccaactccagcgCTGCAACGCATACCCAAGTCAGTCATGGGCTTGCCACTGGTCACCGGACCCCAGCGACATGCGCTCACACTCTATCGCTTGGAGGATCTGCTTAGTTACGGCATCAACGGCACCTTCTCGCCATGCGCATCTGCGCGTCGTCTCTGCCATTTGCTCATTGATTTTGTGCGCATGATTACCTCAGCTCGTCGCAAGACGCTCGAGCAGCGTGAACTCTTCTTTAAGCTCTCAACGGGACCGGATGGGGTGAAGCGTGAGGTGGAGCTGAATCGCATGCAGCATAGAGCTGCACGCAAGCGCATTGTAGACAGCAGCACCTTTAGCGCATTGCCCGGCAAACTGGATCATGCCACTGTGCTGGCTTATACAGTGGGTGGCATAGAGTCAGATGCCACTGAAG